One window of the Diospyros lotus cultivar Yz01 chromosome 12, ASM1463336v1, whole genome shotgun sequence genome contains the following:
- the LOC127814091 gene encoding uncharacterized protein LOC127814091, with protein sequence MINWQLEENNEAAARASLFFKCTRWQLEETMDPINCPFHYYCDSPGNPSNYPPSVDILVASFSIASYFATLISMLLETLFHWKVTRNFSAQRLRRFMLPNGPISLPMTLLALSNGRRISTIFPLSCIGPSMLQLIQISAIAVDCMAAERDLKYAIYNASTISGILHASLYVDSIILPYYTGFDALASSTLSGECTSCVCRKETLTVGGKWVSYGYGYGYGYRGRSSTSFLIVGLLCLRIICRISAGHERKIVLVKALLENLSWISIAMDCACLVVYSPPERFALRAVASSAILLLICIHVLMKLCAWIRIKQWQSGSRCQNLRCLHTDMTILERRQ encoded by the coding sequence atgaTTAACTGGCAATTAGAAGAGAATAATGAAGCCGCCGCCCGTGCATCATTGTTCTTCAAATGTACGAGGTGGCAATTAGAAGAGACCATGGATCCCATCAACTGCCCTTTTCACTACTACTGCGACAGCCCCGGCAACCCAAGTAACTACCCTCCTTCTGTTGACATTCTCGTAGCTTCTTTCTCCATAGCTTCATACTTTGCAACCCTAATCTCTATGTTGCTGGAAACCTTATTCCACTGGAAAGTTACTCGTAATTTTTCTGCCCAACGTCTAAGAAGATTCATGCTACCAAACGGCCCCATTTCCCTACCGATGACCCTCTTGGCACTCTCCAACGGACGCAGGATTAGCACCATATTTCCACTCTCATGCATCGGCCCCTCCATGCTGCAGCTGATCCAGATTTCCGCCATCGCCGTCGACTGCATGGCGGCCGAACGAGACCTCAAGTACGCTATCTACAACGCATCGACAATCTCCGGGATTTTGCATGCGAGTTTATACGTCGATTCGATCATCCTGCCTTACTATACAGGTTTCGACGCCTTGGCGTCCTCAACCCTTTCTGGGGAGTGCACGTCCTGCGTGTGTCGCAAAGAGACGCTCACTGTCGGGGGAAAGTGGGTCTCTTACGGGTATGGGTACGGGTACGGGTACAGGGGCCGGTCGTCTACTTCATTTTTAATCGTGGGTTTGCTTTGTTTAAGGATTATTTGCAGAATAAGTGCAGGGCACGAGAGAAAGATCGTATTGGTGAAGGCCCTTTTGGAAAACTTGAGTTGGATTTCCATAGCTATGGATTGTGCGTGCCTCGTTGTATATTCTCCACCCGAAAGGTTTGCTCTGCGGGCTGTAGCTTCGTCTGCCATTCTTCTCTTGATTTGTATTCATGTGCTCATGAAGTTGTGCGCCTGGATAAGGATTAAGCAATGGCAGTCGGGATCGAGGTGTCAAAACCTAAGATGCCTTCATACGGACATGACGATTTTGGAAAGAAGGCAGTGA
- the LOC127787598 gene encoding uncharacterized protein LOC127787598, translated as MDREWVKNPNRVSPQYVAGIEEFITIAKESLNSAGLTLCPCLNCANRRLQSIDLIRAHLIKKGIDNSYTRWMYHGEEESEEEEGVGNEEFFNEQFDGLGEGLHDAVGVDLFNIGPTSDFVGNERPAIEEARYEKLYEALNNPVYNGCENFSTLTFVVKLMNIKVMNKWSDNSFEMLLKLIHEVLPKGNNCPKNYYDTRRLLCDVGLGYEHIDVCLYDCVIFYGEHSNATICPVCKYSRYVCNKILHKRLRYFPIRPRLKQLYSSRHTAKDMRWHKEIRAEEPGVLRHPADGKAWKHFDELYPDFAADSRNVRLGLASDGFNPFSNMSTTHSIWPVILMPYNMPPWRSMHKRNYLLTLLIPGPKSPGKDFDVSLRPLVDELKVSWCNGVQAYDEYSRSSFTLRATVMWTISDFPAYAYLSGWSTMGKLACPICLEDTRSRRIRGKQCYTGHKCFLSKTHPWRMSTEYDGKPEKRGPPRQFFGDDILLQLEEVPICTPGKAPNNDDRKRKRGVDELNWSKKSILFELPYWSKLLMRHNLDVMHIEKNVCDNIVGTLLNDPMKSKDTVKARLDLEDLNIHKELWLKEWNGKFEKPHANYTLSKSDCEGFCDFIKLVRLPDGYASNISRCVTDSHTLGGMKTRDCHVLLQKILPVAILPYLDKKIRATLIEFCQFFQKLSAKTLYVNELENMKTGIVIILCKLEKIFPLSFFTIMVHLCVHLPEQALWGGPVSSRWMFGIERRMGTYKGYVRNFSRPDGSITEAYVVDETVTFLSRYLHNIETRFTRLERNWDVPCTQHKMELFNNKICTMGASKFGKLGVFDHVVQWYLLNNCGDELDGYINEHKEVLRLRNVREEDFEVVQKHEFPSWFKNKMANLRVNGDPKATDDLYSLSQYADDRYTIWHSCIVNGVRFRCKERDDKFKTQCSGVCTEGDYESSDFTYYGVLLEILELDFIYQRTVFMFRCKWYNTDPKGKRIVVNNNLTSLDITSNWYAEDPFILATQAQQVFYLNDRSRGKNWMVVQKVNHRNIYDIIEHDDDEERVNDDIFQKEESSELPHFQPTEEVVDTSLLVRQNEEPISFPHELVVKLRSEQIFLNDREHNLEDIEDYDDDGRFFITDEVTLESETDDDSDDPDLDDNDDDDA; from the exons ATGGATCGTGAATGGGTAAAGAACCCGAATAGGGTATCTCCTCAGTATGTGGCAGGGATAGAAGAATTTATAACTATTGCAAAAGAGAGTTTGAATTCTGCGGGGTTAACTCTATGCCCATGCTTAAACTGTGCTAATAGGAGGTTGCAAAGTATAGATCTCATTAGAGCTCATTTGATTAAAAAGGGAATTGATAACTCATACACACGATGGATGTACCATGGTGAGGAAGAATCTGAGGAGGAAGAAGGTGTGGGCAACGAGGAATTCTTTAATGAGCAATTTGATGGATTGGGAGAAGGATTGCATGATGCGGTTGGTGTTGACCTTTTTAATATTGGGCCTACGAGTGACTTTGTTGGAAATGAACGACCAGCTATTGAAGAAGCCCGTTATGAGAAGCTATATGAAGCTTTAAATAATCCTGTATATAATGGATGTGAAAACTTCTCTACTTTAACCTTTGTTGTGAAGCTGATGAATATAAAAGTGATGAACAAGTGGAGTGATAATTCTTTTGAGATGCTATTGAAGCTAATCCATGAGGTGCTCCCAAAGGGTAATAATTGTCCAAAGAACTATTATGACACTAGAAGATTGCTTTGTGATGTCGGTTTGGGTTATGAGCATATTGATGTTTGTCTATATGATTGTGTTATCTTCTATGGTGAACATAGTAATGCTACAATATGTCCTGTTTGTAAATATAGTCGCTATGTTTGTAACAAGATTCTGCATAAGAGGTTGCGATACTTCCCTATCAGGCCTCGTCTGAAGCAGTTATATAGCTCACGACACACAGCTAAAGACATGCGTTGGCATAAAGAAATTCGTGCAGAAGAGCCTGGAGTGTTGCGTCATCCTGCTGATGGGAAGGCTTGGAAGCACTTTGATGAGTTGTACCCTGACTTTGCTGCTGATTCAAGGAATGTACGATTGGGGTTAGCTTCAGATGGGTTCAATCCATTTAGCAATATGTCGACAACACATAGTATATGGCCAGTCATTTTGATGCCTTATAACATGCCGCCTTGGCGTTCAATGCATAAGAGAAACTACCTCTTAACGTTGTTGATTCCAGGACCAAAGTCCCCTGGTAAGGACTTTGATGTATCTTTAAGACCCCTTGTGGATGAGCTTAAAGTTTCATGGTGTAACGGAGTTCAAGCATACGATGAATACTCCCGATCAAGTTTCACTCTTCGTGCAACAGTTATGTGGACAATTAGCGACTTCCCTGCTTATGCTTACTTGTCTGGGTGGAGCACTATGGGTAAATTGGCATGTCCGATATGCCTTGAGGATACTCGTTCTAGACGAATTCGGGGAAAACAATGTTATACAGGGCACAAATGCTTCTTAAGTAAAACACACCCGTGGCGAATGAGTACAGAGTATGACGGAAAACCAGAAAAAAGGGGACCACCTCGTCAATTTTTCGGTGATGATATTTTGTTGCAGTTAGAAGAGGTACCTATATGCACCCCTGGTAAAGCACCTAATAATGATGATAGAAAACGTAAACGTGGTGTTGATGAGTTGAATTGGTCAAAAAAGAGTATATTGTTTGAACTACCATATTGGTCAAAGCTATTGATGCGTCATAATCTTGATGTCATgcatattgaaaaaaatgtttgtGATAATATTGTTGGAACCTTGTTAAATGATCCCATGAAGTCGAAGGATACTGTGAAGGCACGTTTAGACTTGGAGGATCTTAACATTCATAAAGAATTATGGTTGAAGGAGTGGaatggaaaatttgagaaaccTCATGCAAATTACACGTTGAGTAAATCAGATTGTGAGGGATTTTGTGACTTTATCAAGTTAGTTCGCTTACCGGATGGGTATGCTTCAAACATCAGTCGTTGTGTGACAGACTCTCATACACTTGGTGGGATGAAAACACGTGATTGTCATGTATTGCTCCAAAAAATACTACCAGTGGCCATTCTCCCATACTTAGACAAGAAAATACGAGCCACACTGATTGAATTTTGtcaattctttcaaaaattaagtgCCAAGACTCTATATGTCAACGAACTTGAGAATATGAAGACAGGGATTGTTATCATACTATGTAAACTTGAAAAGATATTTCCTTTGTCATTCTTTACAATCATGGTTCACTTATGTGTGCATTTACCTGAACAAGCATTGTGGGGTGGACCAGTCAGTTCGAGGTGGATGTTTGGCATTGAACGTCGCATGGGTACATATAAGGGATACGTTCGTAACTTTTCACGCCCTGATGGTTCCATTACTGAAGCATATGTTGTTGATGAGACTGTGACATTTTTATCTCGATATTTGCATAATATTGAGACAAGATTCACACGTCTAGAACGTAATTGGGATGTACCTTGTACACAACATAAGATGGAGTTATTTAACAATAAGATTTGTACGATGGGGGCCTCTAAATTTGGTAAGCTAGGGGTTTTTGACCATGTGGTGCAATGGtaccttttgaataattgcGGAGATGAACTTGATGGTTACATAAA TGAGCATAAAGAAGTATTGCGTTTGAGAAATGTGCGGGAAGAAGATTTCGAAGTCGTACAAAAACATGAATTTCCTTCTTGGTTCAAGAACAAG ATGGCTAATCTTAGAGTCAATGGCGATCCTAAAGCAACTGATGATTTGTACTCATTGTCACAATATGCGGATGATCGTTACACAATTTGGCATAGTTGCATTGTTAATGGCGTTAGATTTCGCTGCAAAGAACGTGATGATAAGTTCAAGACACAATGTAGTGGAGTTTGTACAGAGGGTGATTATGAGAGTAGTGATTTCACATATTATGGTGTTCTACTTGAAATTTTAGAATTGGATTTCATCTATCAACGTACGGTATTCATGTTTCGTTGCAAGTGGTACAATACTGATcccaaaggaaaaagaatagtggttaataataatttgacatCACTTGACATTACATCTAATTGGTATGCTgaagatccatttattttggCCACACAAGCTCAACAAGTTTTTTATCTAAATGATCGAAGTCGGGGAAAGAATTGGATGGTTGTACAAAAGGTAAATCATAGGAACATATATGATATAATTGAGCATGACGATGATGAAGAGAGGGTGAACGATGATATCTTTCAAAAGGAAGAATCTAGTGAGTTACCGCATTTTCAGCCAACGGAAGAGGTAGTCGACACGTCTTTATTGGTTCGGCAAAATGAAGAACCAATAAGTTTTCCTCATGAGTTGGTGGTTAAATTACGTAGTGAAcaaatatttcttaatgatCGAGAACATAACTTGGAAGATATTGAGGATTATGATGACGATGGTAGATTTTTTATTACCGATGAAGTAACTTTAGAATCTGAGACTGATGACGACTCTGACGACCCAGATCTTgatgacaatgatgatgatgatgcatga